The Dietzia sp. ANT_WB102 region ACCACAGGCCCGAGACCCGTGACAGGATCGCCGCATGGACGCCGAAGTCCAGCACGTCCTGTGAATCCGCGGGGTAGAGCGTGGGCATGTAGAGGTCGGCAAGCGCCAACTCCGAGGCGCACGGCACGGTGGAGGATTTGGCGCCGGGATCGTCGCCGACCAGCGCCACCGCGCCACCGTGCGGATCGGTACCGATGAGATTGGCGTGCCGCAGCGCGTCCGTGGCGCGGTCCAGGCCGGGGGCCTTGCCATACCAGTACCCCACGACACCCTGTAGTGCCGCGCCTCGGGTGTTGGCCGTGGCACGCAGGGTGCCCGTGCGCCTGGCGAGCTGAGAGCCCATCACCGCAGTGGCCCCGGCCTCCTCGTTGAGAGCGGGGCGGTGCACGATGTCGAACGGGTCGAGGAACTCAGAGCGCCTGGCCAACTCGAGGTCGTACCCCGCGAGTGGTGACCCCTCGTAGCCGCTGACGAGGCTCGCGGTGAGCAAATTCTGCCTGCGGTCGAGTCGCGCGCGGTCGCGGACGGTCCGGACCAGCGCCTGGATCCCGGTGAGAAAGACCGTCCCGCTCTCACGTGTGTAGCGATCGGAGAGCGAGAACGATCCGGCGTCCGCCTGTCCGGTCCGCGGTAGATCATCGTGGGAGCCGTCCGTGGAGTGGAGGAGGGAGGTCATCGTCAACACCTAGCCTTCGCGATACGAAAGATGTCTCCCCAGGCTAGGTCGAACTGTGAAGTACGTCACGCGGTCATCTCCAGGCCGAACACCCTGCACAATAGGAACCGTTGGTGACGGTCACAACTGGACCAACTGCGCACCTTGCCGTCGTATACCGTGGACACATGGACTCATCGCCCAGGCTTGACGACACCGACCGACGGCTCCTCGACATCGTCATGGCCGCCCCGCGTGTCGGGGTCCGCGAGTTCTCCCGCCGGCTCGGCGTGGCCCGGGGCACCGCCCAGGCTCGGCTCGACAAGCTCGAGGCCCGCGGCGTGCTCGCCTCCTGGGCGCCGAGCCTCGACCCCGCAGCCCTCGGGTACCCGCTGGGCGCTCTCGTGCACATCCAGGTCGCGCAGACCAAGCTGGACGAGACCTGCGCAGGTCTGGCGCAGGTGCGTGAGGTGCTCGAGGTGGTGAGCATCGCCGGTG contains the following coding sequences:
- a CDS encoding Lrp/AsnC family transcriptional regulator, producing the protein MDSSPRLDDTDRRLLDIVMAAPRVGVREFSRRLGVARGTAQARLDKLEARGVLASWAPSLDPAALGYPLGALVHIQVAQTKLDETCAGLAQVREVLEVVSIAGEFDVVCRVVACDHAHLEEVFSAIIATPGVLRTRTEVILRQRVGPRVTQLLGD